The proteins below come from a single Oscillospiraceae bacterium genomic window:
- a CDS encoding DUF6273 domain-containing protein: QMGQQPDMLWNANMVTNGMALTTAYAQSKGAYTHLGAAPWRAGNGGWWTRSAGRTSTLASIVSTNGNTGANDSVAYANRGPRPALWVNLESVID, translated from the coding sequence CAAATGGGTCAACAACCCGACATGCTGTGGAATGCCAATATGGTCACAAACGGCATGGCTCTTACCACCGCGTACGCACAAAGCAAGGGTGCTTACACTCACTTGGGTGCTGCTCCTTGGCGTGCGGGTAACGGCGGTTGGTGGACTCGCTCGGCCGGGCGTACCTCTACGCTTGCGAGCATCGTGTCTACGAATGGCAATACGGGTGCGAACGATTCCGTTGCGTATGCCAACAGGGGTCCTCGTCCCGCTTTGTGGGTCAATCTTGAATCTGTAATCGATTAA